In one Mycobacterium heckeshornense genomic region, the following are encoded:
- a CDS encoding SDR family NAD(P)-dependent oxidoreductase: MEGFAGKVAVVTGAGSGIGQALAIELARAGAKVAISDIDTQGLACTEERLAAIGASVKADRLDVTEREAFLAYADQVNEHFGTVNQIYNNAGIAFTGDIEVSQFKDIERVMDVDFWGVVNGTKAFLPHLIASGDGHVINVSSVFGLFSVPGQAAYNSAKFAVRGFTEALRQEMALAGHPVKVTAVHPGGIKTAIARNATAAEGLDKDELAKLFDKRLATTSPQRAARIILDAVRKNKARVLVGTDARLLDLLVRLTGSGYQRLFTPVLGRMLPH, encoded by the coding sequence ATGGAGGGGTTTGCCGGGAAGGTCGCCGTGGTCACCGGCGCCGGGTCGGGCATCGGCCAGGCGCTGGCCATCGAGCTGGCCCGCGCCGGTGCCAAGGTGGCGATCAGCGACATCGACACCCAGGGACTGGCATGCACCGAAGAGCGGCTGGCAGCCATCGGGGCATCGGTCAAGGCGGACCGGCTCGACGTCACCGAGCGCGAAGCGTTTTTGGCCTACGCCGATCAGGTCAACGAGCATTTCGGCACGGTGAACCAGATCTACAACAATGCAGGCATCGCCTTCACTGGCGACATCGAAGTCAGCCAGTTCAAGGACATCGAGCGGGTGATGGACGTCGACTTCTGGGGCGTCGTCAACGGCACCAAGGCGTTTCTGCCACACCTGATCGCCTCCGGTGACGGGCACGTCATCAACGTCTCCAGCGTTTTCGGCTTGTTCTCGGTCCCGGGCCAGGCCGCCTACAACTCGGCCAAGTTCGCGGTACGCGGCTTCACCGAGGCACTACGGCAGGAGATGGCGCTGGCCGGTCATCCGGTGAAGGTGACCGCGGTGCACCCCGGCGGTATCAAAACCGCGATCGCCCGAAACGCCACCGCCGCCGAGGGACTCGACAAGGACGAACTGGCGAAGCTGTTCGACAAGCGGCTGGCCACTACCAGCCCGCAGCGCGCTGCCCGGATCATCCTGGACGCGGTGCGCAAGAACAAGGCGCGCGTACTGGTGGGCACCGACGCCAGGCTGCTCGACCTGCTGGTGCGGCTGACCGGTTCGGGATACCAGCGGCTGTTCACCCCGGTGCTCGGGCGCATGTTACCGCACTGA
- a CDS encoding glycine betaine ABC transporter substrate-binding protein, which translates to MTVRRLTAVALAASVALAGCGHGSPASHPARELVVASAPDSESVLLAEIYAGALRSYGFPARVESAPDPLSRLDSGTADVAPGFTGRLLQRFQPGATVRSDAQVYRAMVGALPEGIAAGDYTTAAEDKPTLVVRRSTAKAWGGHELSELPRHCGGLVVGSVAGVATPQTIGRCRLPPNRQFPNSTTMFGALRSGQLTAAWTSTAAADVPADVVMLADGKPPLVQAENVVPLYRRNELTDRQVLAINEVAGVLDTAALVDMRRQVAKGFDARGLADGWLAEHPLGRS; encoded by the coding sequence GTGACCGTCCGCAGGCTGACCGCGGTGGCGCTGGCCGCATCGGTGGCGCTGGCCGGCTGTGGTCATGGTTCGCCTGCGAGCCACCCGGCGCGCGAGCTCGTCGTGGCATCCGCTCCCGATTCCGAGTCGGTGCTGCTGGCCGAGATCTACGCCGGGGCGCTGCGCTCCTACGGTTTTCCGGCTCGCGTCGAATCGGCGCCCGACCCGCTGAGCCGGCTGGACTCCGGTACCGCCGACGTAGCCCCTGGTTTCACCGGCCGCCTGCTGCAAAGGTTTCAGCCCGGCGCTACCGTGCGCTCCGACGCCCAGGTTTACCGTGCGATGGTCGGCGCCCTACCCGAAGGCATCGCCGCCGGCGACTACACCACCGCCGCCGAGGACAAACCCACGCTGGTGGTGCGCCGATCCACCGCCAAGGCCTGGGGCGGCCACGAGTTAAGCGAGTTACCCCGGCACTGCGGCGGCCTTGTCGTCGGTTCGGTTGCCGGAGTCGCGACACCGCAGACCATCGGCCGCTGCCGGTTACCGCCCAACCGGCAATTTCCAAATAGCACAACCATGTTCGGCGCCCTGCGATCCGGACAGCTGACCGCGGCATGGACCAGCACCGCCGCCGCCGACGTCCCCGCTGACGTGGTCATGCTGGCCGACGGCAAACCGCCGCTGGTGCAGGCCGAGAACGTGGTGCCGCTATATCGCCGCAACGAGCTGACCGACCGGCAGGTGCTGGCGATCAACGAGGTGGCCGGGGTGCTCGACACCGCGGCGTTGGTCGACATGCGCCGGCAGGTCGCCAAGGGCTTCGACGCCCGAGGGCTGGCCGACGGCTGGTTGGCCGAGCATCCGCTCGGGCGTTCTTAG